The Alteromonas stellipolaris genome includes a region encoding these proteins:
- a CDS encoding chemotaxis protein gives MTLICVVGMGMLVVSQHYFTQRLIELNQQRNLLLRMGQDLLQMRRHEKDFLMRHQHEYFQLFIERSESFSTRLNLLTPLISDYDMPTSQLGNLAEGVHKYQQLFQQVVTLQTEIGLTPASGLLERMIETEGALLSQSYFDVGSSALIQLDGARLAIRDFQLTHNNYYATLAVQNIERLAQARSTVKSEQVDELLNVYKEAVGALAIAHQTLGLTHNEGLVGRFRRQAHSVEQQLMLIDQALQPIIENQEQKVKIYSISIAVLTSVLLILILVKSFATFHRAFSNFVMFFYRCKRQYQRMDPRKLGFAEFKSLAELANEMVESRQAIEERLAVVEAELAQKQRKPETS, from the coding sequence ATGACACTAATTTGTGTTGTTGGAATGGGAATGCTGGTGGTCAGTCAGCATTATTTTACGCAGCGGCTCATTGAATTGAATCAGCAAAGGAATTTGTTGCTTCGCATGGGACAAGATTTACTGCAAATGCGACGCCACGAAAAAGACTTTCTGATGCGCCATCAGCACGAGTACTTTCAGCTATTTATTGAGCGCTCTGAGAGCTTTAGCACTCGGCTTAATCTGCTTACACCCTTAATTAGCGATTACGATATGCCTACGTCGCAATTAGGAAACTTAGCCGAAGGAGTACATAAATACCAACAACTTTTCCAACAAGTGGTTACGTTACAAACCGAAATAGGGCTGACGCCAGCGTCTGGTTTGTTAGAACGGATGATTGAGACTGAGGGAGCATTGCTCAGTCAGTCGTATTTTGATGTTGGGTCAAGTGCGCTCATTCAACTTGATGGCGCAAGGTTGGCCATTCGCGATTTTCAGCTAACCCATAATAATTATTACGCAACCCTTGCCGTTCAAAATATAGAGCGGCTGGCACAGGCGCGGAGTACGGTTAAGTCTGAACAGGTAGATGAACTGCTTAATGTATATAAAGAAGCTGTTGGGGCACTTGCTATTGCGCATCAAACATTAGGCCTTACTCATAATGAAGGTTTGGTAGGGCGCTTTCGGCGTCAAGCACACAGTGTCGAGCAGCAGCTCATGTTAATCGACCAAGCTCTACAGCCTATTATTGAAAACCAAGAGCAAAAAGTAAAAATTTACAGTATTAGTATTGCGGTGCTTACCTCGGTGCTTTTAATTTTAATTCTAGTGAAGAGCTTCGCCACATTTCACCGCGCTTTTTCTAATTTCGTTATGTTCTTCTATCGCTGTAAGCGCCAATATCAGCGAATGGATCCGAGGAAACTCGGTTTTGCTGAGTTCAAATCGTTGGCTGAACTTGCCAATGAAATGGTAGAGTCTCGTCAAGCAATTGAAGAACGACTCGCTGTTGTGGAAGCAGAATTAGCACAAAAGCAGAGAAAACCAGAGACAAGTTGA
- a CDS encoding sulfotransferase, protein MMPNNDDLSPFKQPIICLTSLSHSGSTVFSMALACHENLISLGEIYQVLRMGPTYWLNKQEHRCSCGAPAEQCDFWRPVLTTMRSLDIINPTLPSYYLDAYATVLAQFSKLYGKDYQPIDTSKGIKHLKLLAASETIDAKALFLIRDVRSYASSQARLARSQPRKGLKKVKGHYWYQMMRWLSDNKKRESLLTDLALPFETVGYEPFCFNPTQTLDSVYNFLALPKTLSNESLGKSTHHVLFGNPMRNCETRKTEIRYDDRWFSETNYMLAAALIPTLMQYNQARVYASGQ, encoded by the coding sequence ATGATGCCGAACAATGACGACCTCTCCCCTTTTAAACAACCTATTATTTGTTTAACCAGCCTATCTCATTCTGGGTCAACGGTGTTCTCTATGGCATTAGCGTGCCACGAAAACCTTATCTCGCTTGGAGAGATATACCAGGTCTTAAGAATGGGCCCGACTTATTGGCTAAATAAACAAGAACATCGTTGTAGTTGTGGCGCACCTGCCGAACAGTGTGATTTCTGGCGTCCCGTATTAACAACAATGCGCAGTTTAGACATTATAAACCCTACTTTACCAAGCTATTACCTAGATGCTTACGCTACTGTGCTCGCTCAGTTTTCTAAATTGTACGGTAAAGACTACCAACCAATAGATACCTCAAAGGGAATAAAACATCTAAAGTTACTGGCGGCCTCTGAGACTATTGATGCCAAAGCGCTATTTTTGATTAGAGATGTTCGCTCTTACGCGAGCTCTCAAGCTAGGTTAGCTCGTTCACAACCTCGCAAAGGGTTAAAGAAGGTAAAAGGCCACTATTGGTACCAGATGATGCGCTGGCTAAGTGACAATAAGAAAAGGGAATCTTTATTAACCGATCTTGCTTTACCCTTCGAAACAGTAGGTTATGAACCCTTTTGTTTCAACCCCACCCAAACTCTCGACAGCGTTTACAACTTTTTAGCGTTACCGAAAACACTAAGTAACGAGAGCTTAGGGAAATCGACGCATCATGTACTGTTCGGCAACCCCATGCGAAATTGTGAGACACGTAAAACTGAGATTCGTTATGACGACAGGTGGTTTAGTGAAACCAACTACATGCTAGCGGCCGCACTTATACCCACCTTAATGCAATATAATCAAGCGCGAGTCTATGCTTCCGGTCAATAA
- a CDS encoding aldo/keto reductase, whose amino-acid sequence MQFNKLGGSDLSVSDICLGTMTWGIQNTQQDADEQLAMAIEHGVNFIDTAEMYPVPPNDKTYGDTERILGNWLARNQSSRDSLVIMTKVAGSGLSYIREGGPITASAVETALNDSLSRLNTDYVDVYQLHWPNRVTPHFGKHWPDRTNPTKIDKQQEIDGMRDILTGIKQALDTGKIRHWGLSDDTPWGIHTFLTLCKEMNIPLPVSIQNEFSLLHLKDWPYLIEMCALENIAYLPWSPLATGMLSGKYMNGDRPKGSRWTLVQRQGLFRDKEPAREATARYVEIAKRAKITPSQLALAWCKQVPGVTSTIIGATTTNQLAENLSAFSLNLDESTLKQIGEVVRRHPLGY is encoded by the coding sequence ATGCAATTTAACAAATTAGGCGGTAGCGACTTATCGGTATCGGATATTTGCCTTGGCACCATGACATGGGGCATTCAAAATACTCAGCAAGACGCCGATGAGCAACTCGCCATGGCAATTGAGCATGGTGTGAACTTCATCGATACCGCCGAAATGTACCCTGTACCGCCGAACGATAAAACTTATGGCGATACCGAACGGATTTTAGGTAACTGGCTAGCGAGAAATCAATCATCACGTGACTCGCTTGTTATAATGACAAAAGTTGCCGGAAGTGGCTTGAGTTATATAAGAGAAGGCGGGCCTATTACCGCCAGCGCCGTTGAGACGGCACTGAATGATTCGCTTAGCCGTTTAAATACCGACTACGTTGATGTCTACCAGTTACATTGGCCAAACCGCGTTACCCCGCATTTTGGAAAGCATTGGCCTGATCGCACAAACCCTACAAAAATCGATAAACAGCAAGAAATCGATGGCATGCGAGATATTTTAACCGGTATCAAACAAGCACTTGATACTGGAAAAATTCGCCATTGGGGGCTATCTGATGACACCCCTTGGGGTATCCACACGTTTTTAACGCTGTGCAAAGAAATGAATATTCCTTTACCGGTCTCCATTCAAAACGAATTCAGTTTGCTGCATTTAAAAGATTGGCCGTACCTTATTGAAATGTGCGCGCTTGAGAACATTGCCTATCTACCGTGGTCGCCGCTAGCTACAGGTATGCTAAGTGGTAAGTACATGAACGGAGATAGACCCAAAGGTTCTAGATGGACACTGGTTCAGCGCCAAGGGTTATTCAGAGACAAAGAGCCCGCTCGTGAAGCCACTGCTCGTTATGTTGAAATTGCCAAGCGAGCAAAGATTACTCCGTCGCAATTGGCTTTAGCATGGTGTAAACAAGTGCCAGGTGTTACTTCTACCATTATTGGCGCTACTACCACCAATCAGTTGGCTGAAAACTTATCTGCGTTTTCACTTAACCTTGATGAAAGCACACTGAAGCAAATAGGCGAGGTGGTTCGCCGTCACCCGTTAGGATATTAG
- a CDS encoding ankyrin repeat domain-containing protein: MHIVKRTLLVFTLLLSVSLCHAQTSVDDLKARYFDAAREGNVALLQAFYQAGLDGNVADDKGYTALILAAYHGHNDAVSYLLGKENINACQEDNKGNTALMGAIFKGHLGVARKLMFAECNIDETNSQGQTALMFASLFDRQSLVSELIEKGANPQHKDLAGNSVADIALSQGNYNLAKMLNESNVNR, from the coding sequence ATGCACATCGTTAAACGCACACTATTGGTTTTTACTTTACTGCTGAGTGTGAGCCTATGCCATGCACAAACCAGTGTTGATGACCTTAAAGCACGCTATTTCGATGCAGCCCGCGAGGGAAATGTTGCATTGCTTCAAGCCTTTTATCAGGCGGGTCTTGATGGGAACGTAGCTGATGATAAAGGTTATACCGCCCTTATTTTAGCGGCTTATCATGGTCATAATGATGCGGTTTCTTATTTACTTGGCAAAGAAAATATTAATGCCTGCCAAGAAGATAATAAGGGTAATACTGCGTTAATGGGCGCTATCTTCAAAGGGCATTTAGGTGTAGCTAGAAAGCTCATGTTTGCCGAGTGCAATATTGATGAAACTAACTCTCAGGGGCAAACCGCACTAATGTTTGCTAGCTTGTTCGACAGACAGTCTTTAGTGAGTGAGCTAATTGAAAAAGGCGCTAACCCGCAACATAAAGACCTAGCAGGCAACTCAGTAGCCGACATTGCATTGTCGCAAGGCAATTACAATTTGGCGAAAATGCTGAACGAGTCAAACGTTAATCGGTGA
- a CDS encoding Na/Pi symporter, with protein sequence MSLSDSPLVCETETQHGNWRRWLLLIGLVYLMLLAVSMIGSGFKLAAGDQAKTLFTFASNPIMGLIIGMVATALIQSSSTVTSIIVGMVAGGLPITIAVPMMMGANIGTSITNTLVSLGHVARKDEFQRAFNAATIHDFFNVMSVFIFLPLEMAFGILEHTSAFVVSMLNAGGTMGVDGFNPIKALTQPALNVVTGMVSGLPSVYPGIAKIILGIGLIVTSITYMGKIMKSLMVGKAKDILHKSIGKGPISGISSGALMTVLVQSSSTTTSLVVPLVGSGILKAKDIYPFTLGANIGTCITALIAALGVVGVNAGVALQIAMVHLLYNVFSVALIYGTPMLRDIPLDLSYKLSVIVAEKKFYGVAYIGGLFFCMPLGIIFISV encoded by the coding sequence ATGTCTCTATCAGATTCGCCTCTTGTTTGTGAAACCGAAACCCAGCATGGTAACTGGCGCCGTTGGCTACTGCTTATCGGCCTAGTGTATTTAATGTTATTGGCCGTTAGCATGATAGGAAGCGGCTTCAAACTTGCCGCAGGCGATCAAGCTAAAACGCTGTTCACTTTTGCTAGTAACCCCATTATGGGGTTAATTATTGGCATGGTAGCTACCGCGCTCATTCAATCTTCAAGTACGGTGACTTCCATTATTGTTGGTATGGTAGCGGGTGGTTTACCTATCACCATTGCCGTGCCCATGATGATGGGAGCTAACATTGGCACCAGTATCACGAATACACTAGTTAGCCTTGGGCATGTCGCCAGAAAAGATGAATTTCAACGAGCATTTAACGCCGCCACTATTCACGATTTCTTTAACGTGATGTCAGTGTTTATATTCCTGCCTCTTGAAATGGCGTTTGGCATTCTAGAGCATACCAGCGCCTTTGTAGTGTCTATGCTAAATGCAGGTGGCACGATGGGGGTTGATGGTTTTAACCCTATTAAGGCGCTAACCCAACCTGCGCTTAATGTCGTAACAGGCATGGTAAGCGGTTTACCTTCGGTATATCCGGGTATCGCCAAAATCATCCTTGGTATTGGGCTTATTGTTACTTCAATTACTTACATGGGGAAAATTATGAAATCTCTCATGGTGGGTAAGGCAAAAGATATTTTGCACAAAAGTATCGGGAAGGGGCCTATTTCGGGAATTTCATCAGGTGCGCTAATGACAGTGTTAGTGCAGTCTTCCTCTACCACCACCTCGCTGGTGGTTCCTTTAGTAGGTAGTGGAATTTTAAAGGCAAAAGATATCTATCCGTTTACCCTTGGCGCGAATATTGGCACTTGTATTACTGCGCTAATCGCAGCACTTGGTGTGGTGGGGGTGAATGCAGGGGTTGCGTTACAAATTGCCATGGTACACCTACTGTATAACGTTTTTAGTGTGGCGCTAATTTACGGTACGCCTATGTTACGCGACATTCCGTTAGATTTGTCTTACAAGCTGTCGGTCATTGTGGCCGAGAAAAAGTTTTACGGGGTCGCTTATATTGGCGGGTTATTTTTCTGTATGCCGCTAGGTATTATTTTTATATCAGTGTAG
- a CDS encoding catalase codes for MLSMSLSAQADTLTRQNGAPVGDNQNSQTAGPWGPVLLQDSHLIEKLAAFDRERIPERVVHARGVGVHGYYENYEDLSDDTVAAPFQGEGKKTEVFVRFSSVVHGHLSPETLRDPRGFAVKFYTEQGNWDLVGNNFPVFFIRDAIKFPDMVHAFKPSPVTNKQDAKRVFDFFSHVPESTHTLTMLFSDYGTPASYLNMDGSGVHAFKFVDDEGNVKYVKFTWKANQPIKNFTAEEAMKQQGMDFQPHTTDVYTRIGEKGETASWDLYLQELEPEQLDDFDFNPLDTTKIWPEKLVSSRKIGRLVLNRVPDNFFEETEQAAFAPSNLIPGIEPSEDRMLQGRLFSYADTQRYRLGVNAYRIPVNAPKNVEINNHEQHGQLRTTSTNRDVNYQPSRRLDLNEDPAYRYSSKPLAGMTQQIPFYKEQNFKQAGEFYRNLDKQGRKNLINNMGGALASVPEEEIRVIISAFMYNADKEYGTGVAKLAKVSISQVRAEAKALMDEQAGRAAKAKKVAESLTALMQ; via the coding sequence ATGTTAAGCATGAGCTTAAGTGCTCAAGCGGATACCCTTACTCGTCAAAATGGCGCACCAGTTGGAGACAACCAAAACTCTCAAACTGCTGGCCCATGGGGCCCTGTGCTTTTACAAGACTCTCACCTAATTGAAAAGCTAGCGGCGTTTGACCGTGAGCGTATTCCAGAGCGTGTGGTTCACGCCCGTGGTGTTGGTGTTCATGGTTACTATGAAAACTACGAAGATTTATCTGACGATACGGTAGCTGCACCTTTCCAAGGTGAAGGTAAAAAAACTGAAGTATTCGTGCGCTTTTCATCAGTAGTACACGGCCACCTTTCGCCTGAAACGCTTCGTGATCCTCGTGGTTTCGCCGTTAAATTTTACACTGAACAAGGCAACTGGGATTTAGTCGGTAACAACTTCCCTGTATTCTTTATCCGTGACGCAATTAAATTCCCAGATATGGTTCACGCTTTTAAACCATCTCCGGTAACGAACAAGCAAGATGCTAAGCGTGTATTCGACTTCTTCTCGCATGTTCCAGAATCTACTCACACGCTAACTATGTTGTTCTCTGACTATGGTACGCCTGCAAGCTACTTAAATATGGATGGTTCAGGTGTTCACGCTTTCAAATTTGTTGATGATGAAGGCAATGTGAAGTACGTGAAATTTACGTGGAAAGCGAACCAACCTATCAAGAACTTCACTGCTGAAGAAGCAATGAAACAACAAGGTATGGATTTCCAGCCACACACCACTGACGTTTACACTCGCATTGGTGAGAAAGGCGAAACAGCTTCATGGGATTTGTACTTGCAAGAACTTGAGCCTGAGCAATTAGACGACTTTGACTTCAACCCGTTAGATACTACTAAGATCTGGCCTGAGAAGTTAGTGTCTTCACGTAAAATTGGTCGTTTGGTGTTAAACCGTGTACCTGACAACTTCTTTGAAGAAACTGAACAAGCTGCATTTGCTCCAAGTAACCTAATTCCTGGTATCGAGCCTTCAGAAGACAGAATGCTACAAGGTCGTTTGTTCTCTTATGCTGATACACAGCGCTACCGTTTAGGTGTTAACGCTTACCGTATTCCGGTAAATGCACCTAAAAATGTTGAGATTAACAACCACGAGCAACATGGCCAGCTTCGTACTACATCAACTAACCGTGATGTTAACTACCAGCCTAGCCGTCGCTTAGACTTGAATGAAGATCCAGCATACCGTTACTCAAGCAAGCCGCTTGCAGGTATGACACAGCAAATTCCTTTCTACAAGGAACAGAACTTTAAACAAGCCGGTGAGTTCTACCGCAACCTTGATAAGCAAGGTCGTAAGAACTTAATCAACAACATGGGTGGTGCATTAGCATCGGTACCTGAAGAAGAGATCCGCGTTATCATCAGTGCTTTCATGTACAACGCAGATAAAGAATATGGTACTGGCGTTGCTAAGCTAGCCAAGGTTTCTATTTCGCAAGTACGTGCAGAAGCAAAAGCTTTAATGGACGAGCAAGCAGGCCGTGCTGCTAAAGCTAAGAAAGTAGCGGAAAGCTTAACTGCCCTTATGCAATAA
- a CDS encoding alkaline phosphatase PhoX: protein MINRRQFFKGAGTLAFAGLASSALGKANAGVLTPTTKGYGPLVPDPKKLLDLPQGFSYQVISELGDAMSDGLHVPDRADGMGCFALGDNKVALVRNHELQAVHLSIQPESIQAHSTDLAYDKFENGVALPGGTTTLVYNLDTKVVEKEFVSLVGTIRNCAGGTTPWGTWLTCEESVDKPNGVIAKEHGYIFEVPANADELVAAKPLKEMGRFNHEAACVDPETGIVYLTEDRGDSLFYRFIPNVKGQLAKGGKLQALRIQDVPQFDSRNWDKARMNLGEWLNVDWVDLHTPESPNDDLRVQGYKAGATLFARGEGLHWGNNELYFCCTNGGAKQLGQIMRYQPQSSQQQGATADATSKSETSGGRLQLFVESDDASLFNFGDNLTVSPNGHLIVCEDQYTEVVDNHLRGVTPEGDIYNVAKLHAQTELAGACFTNDGSVLFVNMYSPSKTLAITGPWMAL from the coding sequence ATGATTAATAGAAGGCAGTTTTTTAAAGGGGCGGGTACCTTGGCATTTGCTGGGTTGGCATCAAGTGCGCTGGGTAAGGCGAATGCGGGTGTGTTGACGCCAACAACCAAAGGTTATGGGCCTCTTGTGCCTGATCCTAAGAAACTTCTCGATTTACCTCAGGGGTTTAGTTACCAGGTTATCTCTGAACTGGGTGATGCCATGAGTGATGGATTACATGTGCCCGATCGTGCTGATGGTATGGGATGTTTCGCGTTAGGTGATAATAAAGTTGCCTTAGTACGTAATCACGAATTACAAGCCGTTCACTTATCTATTCAGCCGGAATCTATTCAAGCTCATTCTACTGATTTAGCTTACGATAAATTTGAAAATGGTGTTGCGCTACCAGGGGGCACCACCACGCTGGTTTATAATCTTGATACCAAGGTTGTTGAAAAAGAGTTTGTTAGCTTAGTTGGCACGATTCGAAACTGTGCTGGCGGCACCACGCCTTGGGGGACGTGGTTAACTTGCGAAGAATCTGTTGATAAACCTAACGGTGTTATTGCTAAAGAGCATGGTTATATCTTTGAAGTGCCCGCTAATGCCGACGAATTAGTAGCGGCAAAACCGCTAAAAGAAATGGGGCGGTTTAACCATGAAGCCGCTTGCGTTGATCCTGAAACCGGTATTGTTTATTTAACGGAAGACAGAGGTGACAGTCTGTTTTATCGCTTTATACCCAATGTGAAAGGCCAACTGGCTAAAGGCGGTAAGTTACAGGCTTTGCGTATACAAGATGTGCCTCAGTTCGATTCTCGTAACTGGGACAAGGCGCGTATGAACCTTGGGGAATGGTTAAATGTGGATTGGGTTGATTTACATACACCAGAAAGCCCTAATGATGACCTGCGTGTTCAAGGTTATAAGGCAGGGGCTACACTATTTGCTCGTGGTGAAGGGCTGCACTGGGGCAACAATGAGCTTTATTTTTGCTGTACCAATGGCGGGGCTAAGCAATTAGGTCAGATAATGCGTTATCAGCCACAAAGCTCTCAGCAACAAGGCGCTACAGCTGACGCTACTTCAAAATCTGAAACTTCAGGTGGCAGATTGCAATTATTTGTTGAAAGTGATGACGCTAGCTTGTTTAACTTTGGCGATAACCTAACAGTAAGCCCCAACGGTCATTTAATTGTATGTGAAGATCAGTACACCGAGGTGGTAGATAATCACCTAAGAGGCGTGACGCCAGAAGGGGATATTTATAACGTTGCTAAACTTCATGCGCAAACTGAACTTGCAGGCGCTTGTTTTACTAACGACGGTAGTGTGTTGTTCGTAAATATGTATTCCCCCAGTAAAACCTTGGCCATAACAGGCCCTTGGATGGCGCTTTAA